One genomic segment of Microcella indica includes these proteins:
- a CDS encoding purine-cytosine permease family protein has protein sequence MTDEQLLAAADLDAPDHDTSALLDLLEQQLLLREAEVARLGEWERHVRETAGPAAEPLVAEVRAQFTGSIPIVGGIAAPQRAPEPAPAEPGPTEPAPTEPAPPEPSRSEEPQSEHHASAPTAEAEPMPSEQSPAAPASVESASAPPSGPELDLALADAPPPFGATAADVPPPPSAAADDDAPPPLVEPETSAPGSLDPEVLTGPTSLEAIFGAAVAAENAEPTTDESALGEPSPATVVDDAPLEEPAASDTDPAAAFGFEDLLREPEPEPDQELRAAEATAAGAAVAATATTVPPAEAALRSDTIEPATPPAARVESTSLEPTPAEQRAGASVRLFWLWFAVNASVVSIGLGAVVFSLGMSLRQAILATLIGVAMSFLPLGLGTLASKWSGQPTMVVSRATFGTAGNVLPALVALVSRALWASALLWMLAAGVAEILVGGQVVTTLGRLELSLIAAGLALILSALIAGFGFGMIAVVSAVVSALAGILVVGIIVLTVEYVDLDLALSVADGPWALLATGAILVFSVVGLAWAHGSGDVARYQAQGTSGAAAVLWATFGATIPSFLLIGWGTVLAASNPFIAEGLVANPVDLISRLLPLWYPVPLIAAVALSLITAAALALYSGGFALQALGARLPRPMAVLVTVVVSGALLAVLLLAVTDLDSLFRDVLTTLAVPIAAWAGIFGAEVSLRAATRSGRLHAPSLLRSGGVYPAIRWVNLSMLLVATAVGWGFTTATVVGLQWQGYLWGVVELPADGALVSSDVGVAVALGLGLLTPLVAGIPGLRRLQRAERAASGTTVPQASLIGENAGAATATGTTSTIVTAAERAP, from the coding sequence ATGACGGACGAGCAGCTTCTCGCCGCCGCAGACCTCGATGCTCCCGACCACGACACGAGCGCACTCCTCGACCTCCTCGAACAGCAGCTGCTTCTGCGCGAGGCCGAGGTGGCCCGTCTGGGGGAGTGGGAGCGCCACGTGCGCGAGACCGCCGGCCCCGCGGCCGAGCCGCTCGTCGCCGAGGTGCGCGCGCAGTTCACGGGGTCGATTCCCATCGTCGGCGGCATCGCGGCCCCGCAGCGCGCGCCCGAACCTGCCCCGGCAGAGCCCGGGCCGACGGAGCCAGCACCGACAGAGCCAGCGCCGCCGGAGCCCTCCCGGTCAGAGGAACCGCAGTCGGAGCATCACGCATCCGCCCCGACGGCGGAGGCCGAGCCGATGCCCTCGGAGCAGTCTCCGGCCGCTCCGGCGTCGGTGGAGTCCGCCTCGGCGCCGCCGAGCGGCCCCGAGCTCGACCTCGCGCTCGCGGATGCCCCGCCGCCCTTCGGCGCGACGGCAGCCGACGTGCCGCCACCCCCCTCGGCCGCTGCTGATGACGACGCACCTCCGCCGCTCGTGGAGCCCGAGACCTCGGCGCCTGGGTCGCTCGACCCTGAGGTGCTCACGGGGCCGACGAGTCTCGAGGCGATCTTCGGCGCAGCCGTGGCTGCCGAGAACGCCGAGCCGACGACTGATGAGAGCGCGCTCGGCGAGCCATCGCCCGCCACCGTCGTCGACGACGCGCCGCTCGAGGAACCCGCTGCGAGCGACACCGACCCGGCGGCCGCGTTCGGCTTCGAGGACCTGCTGCGCGAGCCCGAGCCCGAGCCTGACCAGGAACTCCGAGCCGCCGAGGCGACCGCCGCGGGAGCTGCCGTCGCGGCCACGGCCACGACGGTGCCTCCCGCGGAGGCGGCTCTGCGGTCGGACACGATCGAGCCGGCCACGCCCCCGGCCGCCCGCGTCGAGTCGACGAGTCTCGAACCGACGCCGGCCGAGCAGCGCGCAGGAGCCTCGGTGCGCCTGTTCTGGCTGTGGTTCGCGGTCAACGCCTCCGTCGTGAGCATCGGCCTGGGCGCGGTCGTGTTCTCGCTCGGCATGAGCCTCCGGCAGGCGATTCTCGCGACTCTCATCGGTGTGGCGATGTCGTTCCTGCCGCTGGGTCTCGGCACTCTCGCGAGCAAATGGAGCGGCCAGCCGACGATGGTCGTCTCCCGGGCAACGTTCGGCACGGCCGGCAACGTCCTGCCGGCACTCGTCGCCCTCGTGAGCCGCGCGCTGTGGGCGTCGGCCCTGCTCTGGATGCTCGCCGCAGGTGTCGCGGAGATCCTGGTCGGCGGGCAGGTCGTGACGACGCTCGGCCGGCTCGAGCTCTCCCTCATCGCCGCGGGTCTCGCTCTCATCCTGTCGGCGCTCATCGCCGGATTCGGTTTCGGCATGATCGCTGTCGTGAGCGCTGTCGTGAGCGCGCTCGCGGGCATCCTCGTCGTGGGCATCATCGTCCTCACGGTCGAGTACGTCGATCTCGATCTGGCGCTCTCCGTCGCGGATGGACCGTGGGCGCTGCTCGCGACCGGTGCGATTCTCGTGTTCAGCGTCGTCGGGCTCGCGTGGGCGCACGGCAGCGGCGACGTCGCGCGCTATCAGGCGCAGGGCACGAGCGGCGCCGCTGCCGTGCTGTGGGCGACGTTCGGGGCGACGATCCCCTCCTTCCTGCTCATCGGGTGGGGCACCGTGCTCGCCGCCTCGAACCCGTTCATCGCCGAGGGCCTCGTGGCGAACCCGGTCGACCTGATCTCACGACTGCTGCCGCTCTGGTACCCGGTGCCGCTCATCGCGGCGGTCGCGCTGAGTCTCATCACCGCCGCAGCGCTCGCCCTGTACTCGGGCGGGTTCGCGCTGCAGGCCCTCGGCGCGCGACTGCCGCGCCCGATGGCCGTCCTCGTGACGGTCGTCGTGTCCGGCGCCCTCCTCGCCGTGCTGCTGCTCGCCGTGACCGACCTCGACAGCCTGTTCCGCGATGTGCTCACGACCCTCGCCGTGCCGATCGCGGCCTGGGCGGGCATCTTCGGGGCGGAGGTCAGCCTCCGCGCGGCGACCCGTTCGGGCCGCCTCCACGCGCCCTCGCTCCTTCGCTCCGGCGGCGTCTACCCGGCGATCCGCTGGGTCAACCTCTCCATGCTCCTCGTCGCGACCGCTGTCGGCTGGGGATTCACGACCGCCACGGTGGTGGGGCTGCAATGGCAGGGCTACCTGTGGGGCGTCGTGGAGCTGCCGGCGGACGGCGCGCTCGTGTCGAGCGACGTCGGTGTCGCGGTCGCGCTCGGACTCGGGCTGCTCACGCCGCTCGTGGCGGGCATCCCGGGCCTGCGTCGACTCCAGCGCGCGGAGCGCGCTGCATCCGGCACCACGGTGCCGCAGGCGAGCCTCATCGGCGAGAACGCGGGGGCGGCGACCGCGACAGGGACGACCTCGACGATCGTCACCGCTGCGGAGCGCGCCCCGTGA